Proteins from a single region of Leptospiraceae bacterium:
- the rpoC gene encoding DNA-directed RNA polymerase subunit beta' yields MKNYTSFDSITIKIASPERIKEWSYGEVKKPETINYRTLKPEREGLFCEKIFGTTKDWECYCGKFKSIRYKGVICDKCGVEVTHSKVRRERMGHIELAAPVSHIWYYRSVPSRMGLLLDMTMNALKTILYFEKYVIIDPADSGRLKGELLDEDEYHSYLDEYGDKFIAGIGGDAIKELLARIDVDAEGRVIRQRIQEKKVTDKRLIKRLEVLEAFRDSGNRPEWMVLDNVPVIPPELRPMVQLDGGRFATSDLNDLYRRVINRNNRLKRLLTLKAPEIIVRNEKRMLQEAVDALFDNSRRKRTVKGKGNRPLKSISDMLKGKQGRFRQNLLGKRVDYSGRSVIVVGPELKFHQMGLPKKMALELFKPFIMKRLVDLELAPNIKSAKKKVEAEDKDVFEALETVVREHPVLLNRAPTLHRLGIQAFLPILVEGKAIKLHPLVCHAFNADFDGDQMAIHVPLSPKAQLEVWMLMLSPHNILNPANGHPICGPTQDIVLGIYYLTSEVANAKGHGKFFTNLEEIQYALDGGWLDLRAKISVLYNEKIIETTPGRMIFNTAMPKGYNFVNRVLGDKETNRIISDVYDSFGPAATVVMLDDIKKLGYRYATIFAPTISIEDIRVSPQKQILVTEANKEVEKADMEYRKGIITNEERKKKVIEIWTKTNDKITDSMFKELEKDKGGFNPVYVMAASGARGSKQQIRQLAGMRGLMAKPSGEIIELAIRSNFREGLGILEFFISTHGARKGLSDTALKTADAGYLTRRLVDISQDVIINEPDCGTDQYVELSIVKEGENVIVSLADRVFGRYTAEEVIDPVTEKIVYPKNTLIVRSVGQKIENLGYTKIKVRSPLTCDAKQGICIKCYGMDMARLVPVEIGEAVGTIAAQSIGQPGTQLTMRTFHIGGAASAKVKEKEHKVSFQSVVKLVNGRLIQNQKGQTIFSRRGSIVVQHLIQDLQLSELQNIRVADGQNVLKGEVISTNTKGEMIHAEMPGRIEIANDRFRIIGEDIVIPVKIGTILLVKAEDIIKANSPVAEFDPFNDLVVSEVEGTVAWVDLEVGKNVRRDEDVKTSNVIYKVIEQKREKLNPRMVVSGENGSEEYAVPVDALINIVSEDKVKIGDILFKIPSIAEKTRDITGGLPRVDELFEARRPKDAATLAETSGRIEDKGEIVKEKRVFYIIPDNPDLERVKVAIPVIKQLRIQDGDYVKQGDQLDDGNFDPHDILRVRGTNALHAYLVKEVQEVYRLQGVHINDKHIEVVVRQMLRKVMITDSGDTSFVSQQQVDRFSFREENKRVDAEGGSPSQATPILLGLTKASLNTESFFSAASFQETTKVLTDAAIKGKTDHLIGLKENVIIGHMIPAGTGMRKYQDIDVFKEFYGDLERLAGEEEEEKFPPLQTNSLAVNITDKNDLEEDHEDEDDE; encoded by the coding sequence ATGAAAAATTATACAAGCTTTGACTCAATAACTATTAAAATTGCTTCTCCTGAAAGAATTAAAGAATGGTCTTACGGAGAAGTAAAAAAACCAGAAACAATCAATTATCGTACTCTTAAACCAGAGAGAGAAGGTCTTTTTTGTGAAAAGATTTTTGGTACAACAAAAGATTGGGAATGTTACTGCGGTAAATTCAAATCTATCCGTTACAAAGGTGTGATTTGTGATAAGTGTGGAGTGGAAGTAACACACTCTAAAGTTAGAAGAGAGAGAATGGGGCATATTGAATTAGCCGCTCCCGTATCTCATATCTGGTATTATCGTTCTGTTCCGTCTCGTATGGGACTTCTTCTCGATATGACCATGAACGCTCTCAAAACAATTCTTTATTTTGAAAAATATGTAATCATTGATCCTGCTGATTCAGGAAGACTAAAAGGCGAACTTTTAGACGAAGATGAATACCACTCTTATCTCGATGAATACGGTGATAAATTTATCGCTGGTATCGGTGGGGATGCAATCAAAGAACTTTTGGCTCGTATTGATGTTGACGCGGAAGGTCGCGTTATTCGCCAAAGAATTCAAGAGAAAAAAGTTACTGATAAACGTTTAATCAAACGTCTTGAAGTACTCGAAGCATTCCGTGATTCTGGAAATCGTCCTGAATGGATGGTGCTTGATAACGTTCCTGTGATTCCACCTGAACTTCGTCCAATGGTTCAATTAGATGGAGGTAGATTTGCTACTTCTGATTTGAACGATTTATATAGAAGAGTAATTAACCGTAACAATCGTTTAAAAAGACTTCTTACTTTAAAAGCACCTGAAATTATTGTTCGGAATGAAAAACGTATGTTACAGGAAGCTGTAGATGCGTTATTCGACAACTCTCGCCGCAAAAGAACTGTAAAAGGAAAAGGAAATCGACCTCTTAAGTCTATCTCTGATATGCTCAAAGGGAAACAAGGACGTTTTAGACAAAACCTTCTTGGTAAACGGGTAGATTATTCTGGTCGTTCTGTAATCGTTGTTGGTCCTGAACTCAAATTCCACCAAATGGGTCTTCCTAAAAAAATGGCTCTCGAATTATTCAAACCATTTATCATGAAACGACTTGTAGATTTAGAACTTGCGCCTAACATAAAGTCTGCGAAGAAAAAAGTAGAAGCAGAAGACAAGGATGTATTCGAAGCATTAGAAACAGTAGTAAGAGAACATCCAGTTCTTTTAAACCGTGCTCCTACTTTACATAGACTCGGTATTCAAGCATTTCTTCCAATCTTAGTAGAAGGAAAAGCAATCAAACTCCACCCGCTCGTATGTCATGCGTTTAACGCTGACTTTGACGGGGATCAAATGGCTATTCACGTTCCATTGTCTCCAAAAGCACAGCTTGAAGTTTGGATGCTAATGCTTTCACCGCATAATATCCTAAATCCTGCAAATGGTCATCCAATTTGTGGACCAACGCAAGATATTGTCTTAGGTATATACTATTTAACCTCTGAAGTAGCTAACGCAAAAGGTCATGGAAAATTCTTCACGAATTTAGAAGAAATTCAATATGCACTTGATGGTGGTTGGCTAGATTTAAGAGCAAAAATATCTGTTCTTTATAACGAAAAAATCATTGAAACAACTCCAGGTCGTATGATCTTTAACACAGCAATGCCTAAGGGGTATAACTTTGTTAACCGCGTATTGGGTGACAAAGAAACCAACAGAATTATTTCCGATGTATATGATTCGTTTGGTCCTGCGGCAACTGTTGTTATGCTCGATGACATTAAGAAATTAGGATATCGTTATGCGACTATCTTTGCTCCAACAATTTCTATTGAAGATATTCGTGTTTCTCCTCAAAAACAAATTCTTGTTACCGAGGCAAACAAAGAAGTAGAAAAAGCGGATATGGAGTATCGTAAAGGTATTATCACAAATGAAGAACGTAAGAAAAAAGTAATTGAGATTTGGACAAAAACCAATGATAAAATTACAGACAGTATGTTCAAAGAACTAGAAAAAGACAAAGGTGGATTTAATCCGGTCTATGTCATGGCTGCGTCAGGTGCTAGAGGATCTAAACAACAGATTCGTCAGTTAGCTGGAATGCGGGGACTAATGGCTAAACCTTCTGGAGAAATTATAGAACTTGCTATTCGTTCAAATTTCCGTGAAGGTCTTGGTATATTAGAGTTCTTTATTTCTACTCACGGTGCCCGTAAAGGTCTTTCGGATACGGCTCTCAAAACTGCCGATGCTGGTTATTTAACAAGAAGACTTGTGGATATTTCCCAAGACGTTATTATTAACGAGCCAGATTGTGGAACCGATCAATACGTAGAATTAAGTATAGTAAAAGAAGGCGAGAATGTTATCGTATCTCTTGCCGATAGAGTGTTTGGACGTTATACGGCAGAAGAAGTAATTGATCCTGTCACTGAAAAAATAGTATATCCTAAGAATACATTGATTGTTCGTTCAGTCGGACAAAAAATTGAAAATCTTGGTTACACTAAAATCAAAGTCCGTTCCCCATTAACCTGTGATGCTAAACAAGGTATCTGTATCAAGTGTTATGGTATGGATATGGCAAGACTTGTTCCAGTGGAAATTGGAGAGGCTGTGGGAACTATCGCAGCTCAATCAATTGGACAACCTGGAACTCAGTTGACCATGCGTACTTTCCATATTGGGGGTGCTGCTTCTGCTAAAGTTAAGGAAAAGGAACACAAAGTATCTTTCCAATCCGTTGTGAAATTAGTAAATGGAAGATTGATTCAAAATCAAAAAGGTCAAACTATATTTAGCCGTCGTGGTTCTATTGTAGTTCAACATTTAATCCAAGATTTACAACTATCTGAATTACAAAATATTCGAGTGGCAGACGGACAAAATGTATTAAAAGGGGAAGTGATTTCCACTAATACAAAAGGCGAAATGATTCACGCTGAAATGCCTGGTCGTATCGAAATTGCAAATGATAGATTTAGAATTATTGGGGAAGACATTGTAATTCCAGTTAAAATTGGAACGATTTTACTTGTAAAAGCAGAGGATATTATCAAAGCTAATAGTCCAGTAGCAGAGTTTGATCCGTTCAACGACTTAGTTGTATCGGAGGTAGAAGGAACTGTAGCTTGGGTTGATTTAGAAGTTGGTAAAAACGTTCGTCGTGATGAAGACGTCAAAACATCTAACGTCATTTACAAAGTAATTGAACAAAAAAGAGAAAAATTAAATCCACGTATGGTCGTAAGTGGAGAAAACGGTTCTGAAGAATATGCAGTTCCGGTCGATGCTTTGATTAATATTGTATCGGAAGATAAAGTAAAAATCGGAGATATTCTATTTAAGATTCCGTCTATCGCTGAAAAGACTCGAGATATTACAGGTGGTTTACCACGTGTAGACGAACTCTTTGAGGCACGTCGTCCGAAAGATGCTGCAACACTTGCGGAAACTAGTGGACGAATTGAGGATAAAGGCGAAATCGTTAAAGAAAAACGCGTATTCTATATTATCCCTGATAACCCTGATTTAGAAAGAGTAAAAGTTGCGATTCCAGTTATTAAGCAGTTACGTATACAAGATGGGGATTATGTAAAACAAGGTGACCAGTTAGATGACGGAAACTTTGACCCACATGATATTTTACGAGTTAGAGGAACTAACGCTCTTCATGCTTACTTGGTAAAAGAGGTGCAGGAAGTTTATCGTTTGCAAGGTGTGCATATCAATGATAAACATATTGAAGTAGTGGTTAGACAAATGCTTCGTAAAGTAATGATTACTGATAGTGGGGATACTTCTTTTGTATCACAACAACAAGTGGATCGTTTTTCATTTAGAGAGGAAAACAAACGAGTAGACGCAGAAGGGGGAAGTCCTTCTCAAGCAACTCCGATTTTACTTGGATTAACAAAAGCTTCTCTTAATACAGAATCATTTTTCTCTGCCGCTTCTTTCCAAGAAACTACGAAGGTTCTTACAGATGCTGCAATTAAGGGAAAAACAGACCATTTGATCGGATTAAAAGAGAATGTTATTATCGGTCATATGATTCCTGCTGGAACTGGAATGAGAAAGTATCAAGACATTGATGTATTCAAAGAGTTCTACGGGGATTTAGAGAGACTAGCAGGAGAGGAAGAAGAAGAAAAATTTCCGCCTTTGCAAACTAACTCTCTAGCGGTTAATATTACGGATAAGAATGATCTAGAAGAAGATCATGAAGATGAGGATGATGAGTGA
- a CDS encoding 30S ribosomal protein S12: MPTINQLIRHGRNKQKKKTKSPALKSCPQRRGVCTRVMTFTPKKPNSALRKVARVRLTTGIEVTAYIPGEGHNLQEHNVVLIRGGRVKDLPGVRYHIIRGTIDTLGVDKRRRSRSKYGAKRPKA, from the coding sequence ATGCCAACAATTAATCAATTAATTAGACACGGAAGAAACAAACAAAAAAAGAAAACAAAATCTCCTGCACTTAAAAGTTGCCCACAAAGACGTGGCGTTTGTACAAGAGTAATGACTTTTACTCCGAAGAAACCAAACTCTGCTCTTAGAAAAGTAGCAAGGGTTAGACTTACAACTGGTATTGAGGTAACAGCTTATATACCTGGAGAAGGGCACAACTTACAAGAACACAACGTTGTTTTAATTCGTGGTGGAAGAGTAAAAGACTTACCAGGGGTTCGTTATCATATTATCCGTGGAACGATTGATACACTTGGTGTGGACAAAAGAAGAAGAAGTCGTTCTAAATACGGTGCTAAGAGACCAAAGGCTTAG
- the rpsG gene encoding 30S ribosomal protein S7, with protein sequence MSRRRTKAETKHIVPDIKYNDKVISKFINCLMYDGKKSTAQQIFYNAMDNIQTKLSTDPYKVFHEALNNVKPEVEVKSRRVGGVTYQVPIEVRPERRLALGIKWIIRYSRDRNEKSMASKLAAEILDAHKGTGSSIKKKEDIRKMAEANKAFSHYRW encoded by the coding sequence ATGTCTAGAAGAAGAACAAAAGCAGAAACCAAACATATCGTACCTGATATCAAATACAATGACAAAGTCATTAGTAAATTTATCAATTGCCTAATGTATGACGGCAAAAAAAGTACAGCGCAACAAATTTTCTACAATGCAATGGATAATATCCAAACTAAACTCAGCACAGATCCTTACAAAGTATTCCATGAAGCGCTTAACAACGTTAAACCGGAAGTAGAAGTAAAGTCTAGACGTGTGGGCGGGGTAACTTACCAAGTTCCTATCGAAGTTCGTCCAGAAAGAAGACTTGCTCTCGGGATTAAATGGATTATCCGTTATTCTAGGGATCGCAATGAGAAGTCTATGGCTTCTAAATTAGCAGCAGAAATATTAGATGCTCACAAAGGAACAGGATCTTCTATCAAGAAGAAGGAAGATATCCGTAAGATGGCAGAAGCTAACAAAGCTTTCAGTCACTATAGATGGTAG
- a CDS encoding methylated-DNA--[protein]-cysteine S-methyltransferase, whose product METFTTQFSFQDIELEIIGTGTKINSILFSDPSSNKLIIVNGEITGILRDCIVQLEEYFSGRRKEFTIPFTMEGTDFQKRVWNELLKIPYGETITYLELAKRLGDEKCIRAAASANGKNKLAIIIPCHRVIGSNGSLTGYAGGIENKKRLLELEKKNFKQAEGLFEKSRNISSD is encoded by the coding sequence ATGGAAACGTTTACTACACAATTTAGCTTTCAAGATATTGAATTAGAAATTATAGGAACGGGAACGAAAATTAATTCCATTTTGTTTTCAGATCCTTCTTCTAATAAATTAATAATAGTAAATGGAGAGATAACAGGCATTCTCCGCGACTGCATCGTTCAATTAGAGGAATATTTTTCTGGAAGGCGCAAAGAATTTACAATTCCTTTTACCATGGAAGGAACAGATTTTCAAAAAAGAGTCTGGAATGAACTTTTAAAAATTCCTTATGGGGAAACAATTACCTATCTAGAATTGGCAAAAAGGCTTGGAGATGAAAAATGTATTCGCGCAGCGGCATCAGCAAACGGAAAAAATAAACTCGCAATTATTATTCCCTGTCACCGAGTCATTGGTTCCAATGGAAGTTTAACAGGCTATGCAGGTGGAATTGAAAATAAAAAAAGACTATTAGAGTTGGAAAAGAAAAACTTTAAACAAGCTGAGGGGCTTTTTGAAAAGAGTAGGAATATCTCTTCGGATTAA
- a CDS encoding phosphohydrolase, whose translation MQIIKDYPLIDEILLEYKIFLSKDFDRYKNHVYRVFNFAVFLLEGRKEDFEKVAIALSFHDLGIWTHQTFDYLDPSIELAKKYLEKTNRQNLIPEVSLMIDMHHKMTPYTGDFAEIVEITRQADLVDVSLGVYKFTIPTEFLETVQLEFPKLGFHSKLFQLGLGNFFKSPFNPFPMFKK comes from the coding sequence ATGCAGATAATAAAAGATTACCCCTTGATTGATGAAATCTTATTGGAATATAAAATTTTCCTAAGTAAAGATTTTGATCGGTACAAAAATCATGTTTATCGAGTTTTCAATTTTGCGGTATTTCTTTTGGAAGGTAGAAAAGAAGATTTTGAAAAAGTAGCGATAGCTCTCTCGTTTCATGATTTAGGAATTTGGACTCACCAGACGTTTGATTATTTGGATCCTTCTATTGAGTTGGCTAAAAAATATTTAGAGAAAACAAACAGACAGAATTTGATTCCGGAAGTTTCTCTTATGATAGATATGCATCATAAGATGACTCCTTATACAGGAGATTTTGCTGAGATAGTTGAAATCACTCGACAAGCTGATTTAGTTGATGTTAGTTTAGGTGTTTACAAATTTACTATTCCCACAGAATTTTTGGAAACTGTGCAATTAGAATTTCCAAAATTAGGATTTCATAGTAAATTATTTCAATTAGGATTAGGCAATTTCTTCAAATCTCCCTTTAATCCATTCCCTATGTTTAAAAAATGA